Part of the Candidatus Neomarinimicrobiota bacterium genome, CATCCTGTTTCCAGGCTTTGAAGACAAAACGGGCATGAATGGGACTGGCCCCACTGAAGTGATGCGAGCCGAACACCGCCACATAAAGCAATTCCTGGAAAGGATCCATGAACATCTGGGAAAAGACGATATAACGGAGGTTCAGCCCCTTTAGGAAAAGCTTATCCAACTCCTCGCTGATCACAACCAGAAAGAGGAGCAGATATTGTATCCCTGGATTGACAAGTTTCTCACTGAAAGCGAGATCGCTCACCTCTATAAAGAGATGCAGTCGTTGTCAGCTGAAGAAGATAAACCGTCAGGTCAATGATCAAGGCCAAACGAGTTTACGAAGAACCTGATGATGAAGACGGATTCCGGATACTGGTGGACAGACTGTGGCCCAGAGGGATGAGTCAATAGAAGGCCAGAATCGATCTCTGGCTAAGGGAGGTGGCTCCGAGTGTTGAATTGCGGAAGTGGTTC contains:
- a CDS encoding DUF488 family protein, with product MIKAKRVYEEPDDEDGFRILVDRLWPRGMSQ